The Arcanobacterium wilhelmae region GAGCGTTATACGCAACACCTCACCGACGGCGCACCCCAGTACACGCTGAAAGAAGCCGCCGAACGCGCCGGTACCTCCACGGAGATCGTGCGTATGTTCTGGCGCTCCATGGGCTTCCCGGCGATCCAAAGCGAAGAAAAGCCAATTTTCACCGCCTACGATGTGGACGTCATCCGCGCCCACCAGGAGATGGCGAACCTCGGTAGCGCGGATTCCACCGCGATGAACTCCCTGATCCGCGCGCAATCCTATTTTGCGGACCGCCAGGTGCTGTGGCAGTACGAAGCCCTCGTGGAGATGGCGGCCAAGCGCTTCGGCGTGGACGAAATCTCGGCCCGCTACTACGTGCTCGATCACTTCGGTCAATACGAAGAGTTCCTCATGTATCAAATGAAATACGCCTGGCGGCGCCACCTCGCCGCGTTCTTGCGACGCACCGAAGTGGAGCTCGAGAACATGCATTTCGACGAGGACGTCGAGATGCCTCTCATCAGGGCCCTCGGATTCGTGGATCTCGTGAGCTTTACGAACACGTCTGAAAAGCTCACCCCGCACGAGTTGGCTGAGCTCATCCAAACCTTCGAGTTCACGTGCAGAGACGTGATCTCCTCCTATGGTGCGCGCACGGTGAAAATGGTGGGAGACGCCGTGCTCTATATCGCCGACGATCTCCTCACCGGCGTTCGTGCAGTCACCGGCCTGATCAGCGCGCTCAACGACGCTCCGGATATGCCCAACGTCCGTGCTTCGCTCGTGTGGGGCGGAGTGCTCTCGCGTTTCGGGGATGTCTTCGGTCCGAACGTCAATCTCGCTTCACGCCTGTGCTCGGTCGCCCCGCAGGGCGGCGTCCTCCTCGATTCGGAAACCGCCACCGCCGTCGCGCGGCTCGCACGGCCCGGGCTGGAAGTTTCGCCCTCCGACGACGTCGAACTGCGCGGAATCGGAGCGGTTTCAACTTTCACGTTGCGCGAGTTGCGCTAGTTCTGAATTTCTCCTTGTAAACTAGAAAAATGCGTGGAGAGGGGAACAGTATGGCAAAAGTGGTGCTGGTAGAAGATGACGCGGCGATTAGTGGGCCGCTGGTTCGCGCCCTCACGCGCGAAGGCTACGAGGTGGTGGCCGCATCGAGTGGTGCCGAAGGTATCGCGGCAACCGCAGCTCCGGTTGATCTGGTGATCCTCGATCTCGGCTTGCCGGATATGGACGGCCTCGACGTTGCCCGGCGTATCCGCCATGCGGGCCTTGCCGTCCCGATCCTCATTTTGACGGCACGTACTGAAGAAATCGACATGGTGGTTGGGCTCGACGCCGGTGCGGACGACTACGTAACAAAGCCGTTCCGGCTTGCTGAACTGCTTGCTCGCGTCCGCGCCCTCCTTCGGCGCGCCTCGCCGTCGGAAAACTCGGTGGGCACGCTCGAGGCGCAGGACGTGCGCATCGATCCGGTGGCGCACCGCGCCTACCTTGCCGAATCCGAACTCTCACTCACCGGCAAAGAGTTTGAGCTGCTCATGATTTTGGTGCGCAACGCGGGCCGAGTGGTTTCGCGCGACGCGCTTATGGCCGAGGTGTGGGGCGACAGCGCCGACACTTCGACGAAGAAACTCGACATGCACATCTCATGGTTGCGCCGTAAGCTCGGCGATTCGCCGGCCCGTCCACACTATATTTCCACGGTGCGTGGCATGGGATTCCGGTTCGAGAATGCGTAAGATCCTCGTCCGCCAAATCACCGCCGTCGTTGCCGTGACGGTGCTCATCCTTGGCGTGCCTGCCACGCTCTTCGCCGCTAGCTACCTCTCTGCCCAGCTTGCCGAAGAAAACTGGCACTACCAGATGCTGTGGGAAGTGGGTCGCCTTGTGCTTGGCATGGTCGTGCTCTCACTCATCGCGCTCGCGGTGGGCATTGCAATGGCTGTGAGGCGGGCCGGCGAGCTTTCCGCCCCGCTCGTGTATCTCGCGGCGAGCGCCGAACAGCTCGGCGGCGGGAACGTTCGCCCTCACGTCGCCACCACCGGGATCGAAGAAATCGACCTCGTCTATCAAGAGATCGAGCGCACGGCAGACCGGCTCGCGGGCAGGCTGTCCGCCGAACGCCAGTTCTCTGCCGACGTCGCCCACCAACTTCGCACGCCACTCTCGGCGCTCTCGATGCGCCTCGAAGAAATCCAGTACCTCACCGA contains the following coding sequences:
- a CDS encoding adenylate/guanylate cyclase domain-containing protein, with product MEATGTNGEPEIGKVERYTQHLTDGAPQYTLKEAAERAGTSTEIVRMFWRSMGFPAIQSEEKPIFTAYDVDVIRAHQEMANLGSADSTAMNSLIRAQSYFADRQVLWQYEALVEMAAKRFGVDEISARYYVLDHFGQYEEFLMYQMKYAWRRHLAAFLRRTEVELENMHFDEDVEMPLIRALGFVDLVSFTNTSEKLTPHELAELIQTFEFTCRDVISSYGARTVKMVGDAVLYIADDLLTGVRAVTGLISALNDAPDMPNVRASLVWGGVLSRFGDVFGPNVNLASRLCSVAPQGGVLLDSETATAVARLARPGLEVSPSDDVELRGIGAVSTFTLRELR
- a CDS encoding response regulator transcription factor: MAKVVLVEDDAAISGPLVRALTREGYEVVAASSGAEGIAATAAPVDLVILDLGLPDMDGLDVARRIRHAGLAVPILILTARTEEIDMVVGLDAGADDYVTKPFRLAELLARVRALLRRASPSENSVGTLEAQDVRIDPVAHRAYLAESELSLTGKEFELLMILVRNAGRVVSRDALMAEVWGDSADTSTKKLDMHISWLRRKLGDSPARPHYISTVRGMGFRFENA